Genomic window (Rhodohalobacter sp. SW132):
TTTCGATCGGGCTGTGGTAGACCCAAAAATACCCCTGATGGCAGGCCCCTTTTTTGAGGCTTTCCAGCACCTTAATCGGCAATTCGTCGACCTGAATATACCCTCGGGCCTTGGTATCGGCTGCAGGGACGGAACAAAATCATACGTGTACTCGCTGAACTGATCCGTCCCTTGAAATATTACTCAAACAGGTTAGAACATCATCCGAACTCAATCCAAGACACTTACCTGCTGAAATCAGCTAACTCTACGATATCTCACCTAACTCTGAATTAATCAAAAAAAACCTTAAACAAATTTGCGAACCTGTCGATACAGGGACTGAAATCTCCTTCCAAATGGCCAGACATTCGTTTGCCGATCTCACAAGATCAAAGGGCTGGAGAATTAACGATATATCCAAGGCTTTAGGTCATACAAACATCAGAGTTACCGAACAGTAATTGAAGAAATTTGACCGTGCAAACCTGGATTCTAAAATGGAAAGTCTCTTTAATTAATTCAATATGAAGTACCCAAATATGAACGTAGATGATTCAATTCAATCCGATAATGCAAAATATACCTTCAGTTTAGATGACCTCATTGGAATAAATAGTTATGATGATGTTTATCCAGACGACAATTTAGTAAATCATGTAGCAGAGCCAGTAATGGCTTATGGATTTGACCAAAGTGAAGCTTATAAGTCAACGTTCGACATCAATAAAACGGTCAATCCATATATCAGAGATTTAAAGAGTGATGATATCGATCATTTGAAAAAAGTTGTTTCCAGTACACTCAATAATTACAAAAGCATATTGGAACAAAACCCCGAACGAATTCTCAAACTCATAGAGGATTTTGGAAAACATATTAAAGTCATTAATAAAAAATTAATGGGCTTTTATGAGCATATTAATGAAATACTTCAAAACATAGACTCTGAAACAGATGATTCATTTAATCTGACAGAAAAAACATTTTTTGAAATTTTGGATGATATACAATTAGCTTACTCGATTTTACCTATGAATTCCCTGGATAAAAAAGTACAAGAAGAGATTGAGGCTATTTTACATAGAAGTATTAAGCATCACCAGCCGGTGAAGCTAGGGTATATGAGATTGCGAGCGTTACAAGTCGTCCAGAATAATTATCACAGTCATTTGTTTCAGGATAAAATGCACGACTTAGAAAATGCGTGCCATCGAATAATCACAAAAGAAAAAATTGATGAGGTAAAAAGAGGAATAGATCTATTAACTCCTGAAGGTAGATATAGTATATTTGAGGAGCTGACTAAGGAGCGTAAAGATGGGACTAAGATGAAAAGAAAAGATGCAGTTGAAATCATAGAGAAAGAACTATTCCTTCGTTACAGGTTACAAATTAAGCAATTCCATAATTCCAAAGCTGCTTTTCTTAATACATATGACACTTGGAAAAAACGGTTAGAAGTTTAAATAGATCGTAAGGAAAAGAGACATTTTGATCCTATATAGAAAATGATGGTAAATAAACATTTACTGTTTTGTGTCATTTTTGAAATCACTTATTATTCCGAGTATTAGTGATTTCAATTTTGACACAACTATCAAGTAAGATGTATGTACCGGTTAGGGTGTTCTGCTTTTTATAGAATTCATTGATACTTTAACTTACACAGCTAATGAAGGTGGGGATAAGTCTGGTATATCTTTTCGAAGTAAGGCAAGCTAGATTCAAATGAAAATGGCAAGTAGATATTGATCAAAATTATAATCGTTTATTAAAATTTAACAGTCAACGTTGGTCCTGAAAAATTCTAAAATGTAATAAGCGGGCATATTCTTAAAGTACTGATCATAAGGTTCTTTATGGTTAGATTAGAAATTATTTTAACTTTTTGCGTGCATATGCAGTAGCAGTGTTAGCTTCACCCGCTACTGTCATATACAGGCTCTTATGGGATGGTTAGATAGAATTTATGGTTTTACTACAGCAATTCTTCTGAAATAGCTTTTGAAAGTTGTTGCTTCAATAGCAAACACTCCTCTTGCTCCAAATACAATAGGTTTCCACCAATCCACATGTTTAGCAAGCCAACTACCACTTAAAGTATAATCAGTATCCCAAGTCATTCCCCAAGGGTTTCTTAGTACTACGTAACGTTTATTATTTTTATAAAACCATCCCAAAACTGAATATGCGTGACTAGCGGCCAGATTAGAATCTGAATAAGTTACCTTATCTGGAGATGCATCGCCACTGGAGTATGTGCTTGCAACCATTGGATGTATGGTTTTCCTACTTACTGAATTAGCTCTAATAAATGACCATAGATTAGTGGCTGAATGATCTTTTGTAAGCCTATTTGTAACATTCTTTTCATTTGTTAATTGTTGAACCGCAGTTACCGGATTTCCCCATCCACTTGCTGTAATATCAGGTTTATCAGTTGTATTTTGGGTAATCCATTTTGCAAATGCTTTTTCATAAACCCCTGGCCATATTTCTCCGGGATCAAAGGATCGACAATAAACAAAATTATTAGTTGACGAATTTAATGGTAATTTTTCACTAACCTCAATCTCAGCAGTTTTTTGGTTTTTGGAACCTATGCTGCCTATTTGGTGGAATTTTATCATACAGGTAAATTCTTCTTGGGCAGTACCGGTGGATCTTGTTTTGTGAGCAATTAAATAAGGTCTGGTCCAGGCTACACTGGATAGTGCAGCAATGAAATAACAGTTAGCTACCGCCCCTTGTATAGGATCAAAAAAATCAGCAGCTTTATTAAAGAAATTACCCGGATCTTCCCAAAGAATATTCTCAGGTTCCCATTCTTTCTTTTTATTACTAACTTTGTCTTTTAATAAAACTAGATTAGATAAATGCTCAGGCCATTCCTTATTAGACAGCCTACGCGGTATGCTCGAACCTAAATTTATTTCCAGTTTAAGGTTGTGTGAAGGATCCCTCACTAAGTCCCGAATGTTGATTCCCTTATCACGGTTATCTTCGAGAAATTTAATTAAATTGTCAATTGAATCAATATTTCCGGCTTCTGTTTCAACCCCGTCCCCAACTTTCCTTATTATAATATCATCTTGAGCAATCTTTTCAAGCGAAAAGTCTCTTTTCAATTGTAGTCCAGCGAATAAAGGGGAGTTAAATTTTGGATCAAATAACTCCTGATAAGGGGTCTGAAGGACTGTTTCCAAAATTGCTTTCGGATTTTCAACTTTATCCCAATTAATTTTCTTACTAGTAATTAATTCTGCTAAAGCAAAAGGGTTTACAATACCAGTGTTGTCTTTATTTTTCATAACGATTCTACTTTTATTAGTCTTACTCTTAAGGCTTTTCAGTTACGCCCCGTTTATTTAAGTGGTCTCTGGTCTCCACTAATCGGTTCAGGTTTAGAATTTATTTGTCCACACTTGGAAGTCAGCCATATATTATAATAGCTGTCTTTGGTTTAAAGCTTGCCTAAAACGTGTTTATTAACCTACTCTGCTTGCTTATTACGGGTTCATTAATTAAGTTTTTGTAGCATATTCAGGTATTTTTCTGTAAATGCAATCGGAGAAAAATGAGTCTTCTCTTTTATATACACCGAATCATGTGTGTTTGCATCATTTCGGGATGATAGGTGGCTTGGGCAGTTTATAGAGAGAATTCTATGGGATTCAGAAATAACCATATGAAGATGTCCCAACAAGAGACTGTTACAAAACTACTTCGAAATTACCAGGCTGGTAATAAGGAAGCGGTCAATGAGCTCTTCGAGCTTCTTTACAGAGAACTGTATAATATTGCGGACGGGCAGCGAGTCAAGTGGCAGCAAAATAACACCCTTAACACAACTGCCCTCCTTCACGAAACGTACATCAAACTGGTCGATCAGTCACACAAAAGCTGGGAATCAAGAGCACATTTTGTAGCGACAGCGTCCAGGGCGATGCGTCATATCCTTATAAATTATGCCCGGGACCGTAACCGATTAAAACGCGGCGGTGACTGGAAAAAAGTTACATTGGGGCAGTTAGAGTTCTCTGATGCTACTAATGAGCTTTTATCGGGCACGCGAATTGAAACCATTGTCTTACTTGATGAAGCTTTATCGAAACTTGACGTTATATACCCAAGGCAAAGCCGGATTATTGAATGCCGGATTTTTGGAGGTTTGTCAATCAAGGAGACTGCTGCGGCTCTCGGGATCTCACCCATTACGGTGACGCGGAGCTGGAAGACGGCCCGGCTTTGGTTGTGCCGTGAACTGGATTCAGGAATGAAATCCTGAGATTTATTTGGGGAGATTAATTTGAAGGGGTCTCAAATATCGCAGGGAATATTTATTCCATGTGTCGGCAGGTACTAATCACTGTTGAATTAATCGCATGATCTAATGGAAAAACTGGATCAATGGTTAAAAATTGAAACACTGATCGAGCAATCATTAGCCTTGCCACCTGAAAAACGTTTCGGTTTTCTTAGCCGTGAGTGCGGAACCGATGAGGGCCTTCGAACCGAAATTGAATCCCTACTTCTCCATAGTGACACAGCTGATCAATTCATCCGAGATATTTCCGAAAAAGTAGTTTCACCTTCATTTGAAGAACTATTGGAGATACAGCCTGCCGCTAATAAAGATGACGAACTTCAGATCATCGGGCAAAAAGTTGCACATTACAATATAATTGAAAAGCTGGGCAGCGGCGGCATGGGGGTCGTTTACAAAGCCTATGATACAAAACTGAATCGAACAGTGTCGCTGAAGTTCCTGAACCCCCCATTCTTGCAATCGGAGGATGACAAGCAGCACTTACTACTTGAAGCGCAGGCAGCCGCTGCTCTGAGCCATCCTAATATTTGTACAATCTACCAGATCAATGAATACGACGGACAGCAATTCATTGTCATGGAATTCATTGACGGGGTAACATTACGGGAAAAACTTACTCCCGATGACTGTACTCCCAAAATGCAGGAATCCAATGCTTCAGAACTGAATATTGAAACTGCAATCGACTATTCCATACAGATTGCTGAAGCCCTGCAGAAAGCACATGAAAAAGAGATCATCCACCGTGACATCAAACCTGAAAACATTATGGTGGATTCGAAAAATCGAATCAAAGTAACGGATTTCGGACTTGCAAAATTTATTGGGCCTGGGAATTTGACAAAGGACCGGCATGAACTCGGTACTCTAGCATATATGTCGCCGGAACAGATACAAAAAGGATCGGTTGATCAACGATCAGATATTTTTTCCTTAGGTGTTGTACTCTATGAGATGCTTACCGGTTTACACCCATTTGGATGTGAGAATAAATCAGATACAATCTATTCGATTGTGAACAAAGATCCGGCTGCTCTATCGGAAATTCTCCCGCAAAAATTTGCAGGATTGTCAACCCTGGTTAACAGGGTTCTGGAAAAAGATCCGGATAATCGTTATCAATCACTACATCATCTTGTTAAGGATTTAAAGTGCTGTGCCGGGACTTTACCCATGCTGGTTGAGGCACCTGATACCTCGCAATATTCAATTCTTTTACGCACCAAAGTGGTAAGCAGAACGGTTATTTTAGCACTGGTTTTTTTTTCAGGTTCCTGGTTTTTGTCTCCGGGATATGAATCTGCAGCCGGTAATCTGCATAATTCTATTGTAGTACTTGAGCTCGAAAATCTGAGTCCCGATCCTGCTCATACATATATTTCCGACAGTATTCACGAGGAGATTATCAACCGACTGGCGGGTATCAGTTCTATCACAGTTTTTGCACATAGCTCCGTGACCGGTTATCCGCCTGAGGAACGGGATTTGCAGCAGATAAGTGAAGATCTTGGAGTTACAACAGTGATGGAAGGCGCAGTTCAAAGATTTGGGGAAAAATTGCGTGTTTCGATTACATTAACCGATACAGAGAGCAAAACAACTGTTTGGTCTGCTACCTATGAAGATGACATTGATAGTTTTTATGATATTCAGGGTCGCATCGCACGTGAAGTTGCAGAAGCTCTTGAGGTAAAACTATCGTCCGATGAACAAAATCGCCTAGATGAGCAGTTGACCGAAAGTTCAGTGGCATATGATTTCTATATTCGTGCCCTTGAATATAACAGCCGGCCGGGGCCTCTGCGGGATCATTATCTTACCACAGAATTACTGCTCAAAAGATCTCTAGAAGAAGATCCGGAATTTGCCCAAGCTTATGCATTGCTTGCGATAACGTATTCAAATCTATACTGGTTTTTTGGTCAGACGCCTGAGCGATTACAAAAAATAAAGGAAGCAGCCGAACAGGCGCATCTACTGGCCCCGGAACTACCTGAAACTCACCTTGCACTTGGCCTGTATTATTACTGGTCGGATATGGATTATAATCGGCCTTTAACATATTTCAAATCGGCTCTGCAAAAATTCCCTAACCATCCTCAATTACATCTTTTTATGGGTTTAACGTACCGACGGGCAGGAAGCTGGGAGAAAGCGGAGAAACATTTGAAAAAAGCGCTTAATCTTGATCCGCGAAATATTAGCCCTCACCTGGAGCTGTCCTGGCTCTATATTTGGACCCGGGAATATGATAAAGCAGAAACGAAGGTCATGAGACAGATTGATCGGTTTCCGGATATGCCCCTCAATATGTTTAAAGCTTATATAAATTATCATAGGGATGGTTCTTTTAATGAGGTTAAAACCTGGGGAGAAAAGAGGTCGAAGATGTTGGAACTGGAAATCTATTTTTATGGCATTTTCAATTATTATAACCGGGATTGGGAAAGTGCATTGCTGGTCTTTGAAAGTATCGAACCGGAAATAGCCATTGATACTGATAATAGTTTTATACCCCGGCTTTATCCGATCGCCAAATCTCTTCAGTTACTGGGTGAAAGAGTGGAGTCTCTGACTTATTACAAACAGATCCAAGTACAGCTGGAAGAATTACGTGATAAGTATCCGAATGATCCACGCTATCGTACGATTTTAGGTAAAGTGTATGCTAGGATAGGTGAATCTGAAAATGCTATCCGGGAAGGAGAAAAAGCTATTGACCTGGTACCCTATGCTCAAAACACTTATCTGGGAGCATGGTTTGCATTAGATTTGGCTGAAATATATACATTAGCAGGTAAACACGGCAAGGCTATAGATCAACTTGAGTTTTTACTCTCAGTGCCCGGTTTTGTATCAAAAAACGATTTACAATTATCGCCAACATGGGATCCACTTCGGGAGTACCCGGAATTCCGGGAAATTGTGGAAAACAGAATTGAATAATTAAACTTAACTCTGAATCCTCTCTATGCCACTTTTTCTTCTTCCCTATGAATGGAAATTCACTCATTTATTTTATCTATTTTTTAAACAAAGCGCACTATAATCGAGTATGGGGTTTGGCCCAAGATTGAGCCTAGTATTCCTTTTTATAATTATCCGAGATGATCGAAAAATGTCACTAACAATTACTCAATGCTCTCTTTCAACGGTCAAAAACAAACAATTCTTTCACACCTACAATAGTACTGTTTTAAAACTAACCTTAGCGCAGCAAATCATCCCGATTAAATCTTAGTAAGGTTGAAGATCAATACTTCATCCAACTAAAGCCCAAATACTATTTCTTGAGCTGGCTTCTCCTACCACTGTCATGTCAACTGCCCAAATTAATGCCTATTTGGCTACAACCGGATAGATTTTAAAGAAAATGATGAAG
Coding sequences:
- a CDS encoding sigma-70 family RNA polymerase sigma factor is translated as MSQQETVTKLLRNYQAGNKEAVNELFELLYRELYNIADGQRVKWQQNNTLNTTALLHETYIKLVDQSHKSWESRAHFVATASRAMRHILINYARDRNRLKRGGDWKKVTLGQLEFSDATNELLSGTRIETIVLLDEALSKLDVIYPRQSRIIECRIFGGLSIKETAAALGISPITVTRSWKTARLWLCRELDSGMKS
- a CDS encoding serine/threonine-protein kinase, whose translation is MEKLDQWLKIETLIEQSLALPPEKRFGFLSRECGTDEGLRTEIESLLLHSDTADQFIRDISEKVVSPSFEELLEIQPAANKDDELQIIGQKVAHYNIIEKLGSGGMGVVYKAYDTKLNRTVSLKFLNPPFLQSEDDKQHLLLEAQAAAALSHPNICTIYQINEYDGQQFIVMEFIDGVTLREKLTPDDCTPKMQESNASELNIETAIDYSIQIAEALQKAHEKEIIHRDIKPENIMVDSKNRIKVTDFGLAKFIGPGNLTKDRHELGTLAYMSPEQIQKGSVDQRSDIFSLGVVLYEMLTGLHPFGCENKSDTIYSIVNKDPAALSEILPQKFAGLSTLVNRVLEKDPDNRYQSLHHLVKDLKCCAGTLPMLVEAPDTSQYSILLRTKVVSRTVILALVFFSGSWFLSPGYESAAGNLHNSIVVLELENLSPDPAHTYISDSIHEEIINRLAGISSITVFAHSSVTGYPPEERDLQQISEDLGVTTVMEGAVQRFGEKLRVSITLTDTESKTTVWSATYEDDIDSFYDIQGRIAREVAEALEVKLSSDEQNRLDEQLTESSVAYDFYIRALEYNSRPGPLRDHYLTTELLLKRSLEEDPEFAQAYALLAITYSNLYWFFGQTPERLQKIKEAAEQAHLLAPELPETHLALGLYYYWSDMDYNRPLTYFKSALQKFPNHPQLHLFMGLTYRRAGSWEKAEKHLKKALNLDPRNISPHLELSWLYIWTREYDKAETKVMRQIDRFPDMPLNMFKAYINYHRDGSFNEVKTWGEKRSKMLELEIYFYGIFNYYNRDWESALLVFESIEPEIAIDTDNSFIPRLYPIAKSLQLLGERVESLTYYKQIQVQLEELRDKYPNDPRYRTILGKVYARIGESENAIREGEKAIDLVPYAQNTYLGAWFALDLAEIYTLAGKHGKAIDQLEFLLSVPGFVSKNDLQLSPTWDPLREYPEFREIVENRIE
- a CDS encoding C2 family cysteine protease, whose product is MKNKDNTGIVNPFALAELITSKKINWDKVENPKAILETVLQTPYQELFDPKFNSPLFAGLQLKRDFSLEKIAQDDIIIRKVGDGVETEAGNIDSIDNLIKFLEDNRDKGINIRDLVRDPSHNLKLEINLGSSIPRRLSNKEWPEHLSNLVLLKDKVSNKKKEWEPENILWEDPGNFFNKAADFFDPIQGAVANCYFIAALSSVAWTRPYLIAHKTRSTGTAQEEFTCMIKFHQIGSIGSKNQKTAEIEVSEKLPLNSSTNNFVYCRSFDPGEIWPGVYEKAFAKWITQNTTDKPDITASGWGNPVTAVQQLTNEKNVTNRLTKDHSATNLWSFIRANSVSRKTIHPMVASTYSSGDASPDKVTYSDSNLAASHAYSVLGWFYKNNKRYVVLRNPWGMTWDTDYTLSGSWLAKHVDWWKPIVFGARGVFAIEATTFKSYFRRIAVVKP
- a CDS encoding tyrosine-type recombinase/integrase, encoding MKKNLKQICEPVDTGTEISFQMARHSFADLTRSKGWRINDISKALGHTNIRVTEQ